Proteins from one Chryseobacterium arthrosphaerae genomic window:
- a CDS encoding MgtC/SapB family protein, producing MDFLQDHYLVKNELLLILISVILGLFIGAEREYRNKSAGLRTFILVCFGACLFTILSIKIGVENPDRLAANIITGIGFLGAGVIFKGDNKIEGITTATTIWATASIGMAVGSGYVYFSLLGTALVLIVLSALTYLQNFIDNYNKVREYRITIISSGDIRYCENIFKEHHLKYLMIKQLYSQGSLTVVWRLTGKNTHHEEVIRRLVDDPKITAYQF from the coding sequence ATGGATTTTCTTCAGGACCATTACCTTGTAAAAAATGAATTACTGCTCATCCTTATTTCCGTCATACTGGGGCTGTTTATTGGTGCTGAGCGGGAGTACCGTAATAAGTCTGCAGGGCTGAGGACTTTTATTCTCGTTTGTTTTGGCGCCTGTCTGTTTACAATCCTTTCCATCAAAATAGGTGTGGAGAATCCGGACCGTCTTGCAGCCAATATTATTACCGGGATCGGTTTTTTGGGAGCGGGAGTGATTTTTAAAGGAGACAATAAAATTGAAGGAATCACCACTGCAACTACCATCTGGGCAACCGCTTCAATAGGAATGGCTGTAGGCTCAGGCTATGTATACTTTTCCCTGCTGGGAACCGCTTTGGTGCTTATTGTTTTAAGCGCTTTAACGTATCTTCAGAATTTTATAGACAACTATAATAAAGTAAGGGAATACAGAATTACGATTATCAGTTCGGGAGATATCAGATATTGTGAGAATATCTTCAAAGAACACCATTTAAAATATCTGATGATTAAGCAGCTGTACTCTCAGGGAAGTCTTACTGTTGTCTGGCGGCTGACGGGTAAGAATACTCATCATGAAGAAGTCATCAGACGGCTTGTAGATGACCCGAAAATTACAGCTTATCAGTTTTAA
- a CDS encoding copper resistance protein NlpE has product MMKNKMLILGIGAALFLASCTKDKKDGQVGEPADVVADSTATAQPTATDSTQAVTSAQGDTSENALDWNGTYEATVPCADCPGIKTSLTLNNDKTFSITEEYIDRKSKNEDKGSFTWDATGSIITLKGKTANYKYKVGEGMLIQLDMDGKEITGPNKDLYVFKKK; this is encoded by the coding sequence ATGATGAAAAACAAAATGCTTATCCTTGGAATTGGAGCTGCCTTATTCCTTGCTTCCTGTACAAAAGACAAAAAAGACGGACAGGTAGGTGAGCCGGCAGATGTTGTAGCAGATTCTACCGCTACTGCGCAACCCACTGCAACTGACAGTACACAGGCAGTAACGAGTGCACAGGGGGATACTTCTGAAAATGCATTAGACTGGAACGGTACTTATGAAGCTACAGTTCCTTGCGCCGACTGCCCGGGAATCAAGACTTCACTGACATTAAACAATGATAAAACCTTCAGCATTACTGAAGAGTATATCGACAGAAAATCAAAAAATGAAGACAAAGGATCTTTTACCTGGGATGCTACAGGAAGTATTATTACTTTAAAAGGTAAAACTGCCAATTACAAATACAAAGTAGGTGAAGGCATGCTGATCCAACTGGATATGGACGGAAAAGAAATCACCGGTCCCAACAAGGATCTGTATGTATTCAAGAAAAAATAG
- a CDS encoding S46 family peptidase gives MTKKILLSVFLLPAAMAFAQQYGGMWIPTELNEKEMKDLGMKISAKDIFNPQKPSIKDAVVQFNGGCTAEIISPKGLLLTNHHCGYGQIQAHSTVQNDLLSNGFWAKNMQGELPNPGVKVDFIVDIKEVTDQILEGTDNLTEPELTKKINNNIEVYKNSQKIESYQSIMVKPMYYGNKYYAYTIETYKDIRLVGAPPQSIGKFGSDTDNWVWPRHTGDFSMFRIYADKNNRPAEYSKDNVPYVPKHYLPVSIKDKNENDFTFVFGFPGRTTEYLPAIAVEKIMKEIDPARIAVRDVALKTLDEKMRVDNETRIKYASKYASVANYWKKWIGEVEGLKKSNAVEKKVMYEGSLVAKNPEIKTTLDQLNKYYNEQAPYALNNAYYTEVVRNAETLKLAGDYYDFVAAVEAGRMDEKELGKLKTKLTSFYKDYSAELDAKVTAKLLALYVNKTAPQFLPAGFGKYKDEAANMPLMEDMSKNSIITGRTAVNGAALNADIDKAFSNQDKLIKTLKKDPVYQLYVSMKEGYMKTADPQYTALQTKIDALQKKFMAQQMATDKDRKFFPDANSTLRVTYGKVKGSTPRDAVSYGYQTHLAGVMEKYVPGDYEFDVPKKLIDLYNKKDFGIYKDKTGDVPVGFTATNHTTGGNSGSPALDANGNLVGLNFDRQWEGTMSDINYDPRFSRNIMVDTKYILFIVEKFADSKWLVDEMKVIK, from the coding sequence ATGACAAAAAAGATACTTTTATCTGTATTTCTTTTGCCAGCTGCAATGGCATTTGCACAACAATATGGAGGAATGTGGATTCCTACAGAGCTGAATGAAAAGGAAATGAAGGATTTGGGAATGAAGATTTCCGCTAAAGATATTTTCAACCCTCAAAAACCAAGCATAAAGGATGCGGTAGTACAGTTTAACGGTGGATGTACCGCAGAGATCATCTCTCCTAAAGGATTGCTGCTGACCAATCACCACTGTGGATATGGCCAGATTCAGGCACACTCTACAGTACAGAATGACCTTCTGTCTAATGGTTTCTGGGCTAAAAATATGCAGGGAGAACTTCCTAATCCGGGAGTAAAAGTAGATTTTATCGTAGATATAAAAGAAGTAACAGATCAGATTTTAGAAGGAACGGATAACCTTACGGAGCCTGAGCTTACTAAAAAGATCAATAACAATATCGAGGTTTATAAAAACTCTCAGAAAATAGAATCTTACCAGTCAATCATGGTAAAACCTATGTACTATGGAAACAAGTACTATGCTTACACGATCGAAACTTATAAAGATATCCGTCTTGTAGGGGCACCGCCTCAAAGCATCGGGAAATTCGGTAGCGATACAGATAACTGGGTTTGGCCAAGACATACGGGAGATTTCTCAATGTTCAGAATCTATGCAGATAAAAACAACAGACCTGCAGAGTACTCAAAAGATAATGTGCCTTACGTTCCAAAGCACTACCTTCCGGTTTCTATCAAAGATAAGAATGAAAATGACTTTACATTTGTATTCGGATTCCCTGGAAGAACCACGGAATATCTTCCGGCAATAGCAGTAGAAAAGATCATGAAAGAAATTGATCCTGCCAGAATTGCCGTACGTGATGTTGCTTTGAAAACTCTGGACGAAAAAATGCGTGTGGATAATGAGACACGTATCAAATATGCTTCAAAATATGCCTCAGTAGCCAATTACTGGAAAAAATGGATCGGCGAAGTGGAAGGATTGAAAAAATCCAATGCTGTTGAGAAAAAAGTAATGTATGAAGGATCCCTGGTAGCTAAAAATCCTGAGATCAAAACAACTTTGGATCAGCTGAACAAATACTACAACGAGCAGGCTCCTTATGCTTTAAACAATGCATATTATACCGAAGTGGTAAGAAATGCAGAGACTTTGAAGCTGGCAGGTGATTATTATGATTTTGTAGCAGCTGTGGAAGCAGGCAGAATGGATGAAAAGGAGCTTGGCAAATTAAAAACAAAGTTAACCTCATTCTATAAAGATTACAGTGCAGAGCTTGATGCAAAGGTAACAGCTAAGTTATTGGCTTTATATGTGAATAAAACTGCACCACAGTTTTTACCGGCAGGTTTCGGTAAATACAAAGATGAGGCTGCCAATATGCCTTTGATGGAGGATATGTCTAAGAACTCTATCATTACAGGAAGAACTGCTGTAAACGGAGCTGCTTTGAATGCTGATATTGATAAAGCTTTTTCCAATCAGGATAAGTTGATCAAAACCTTGAAAAAAGATCCTGTGTATCAGCTGTACGTTTCTATGAAAGAAGGATATATGAAAACTGCTGATCCGCAATACACTGCTCTTCAGACCAAAATTGATGCTTTGCAGAAAAAATTTATGGCACAGCAGATGGCAACTGATAAAGACAGAAAATTCTTCCCGGATGCCAATTCTACCCTTCGTGTAACCTATGGAAAAGTGAAAGGTTCTACACCGAGAGACGCTGTTTCTTACGGTTACCAGACCCACCTGGCAGGAGTAATGGAGAAATATGTTCCTGGAGATTACGAATTTGATGTTCCTAAAAAGCTGATCGATCTTTATAACAAAAAAGATTTCGGAATCTATAAAGATAAAACGGGAGATGTTCCGGTAGGATTTACTGCTACCAACCACACTACAGGAGGGAACTCGGGAAGTCCGGCTCTTGATGCCAACGGAAACCTGGTAGGTCTTAACTTCGACAGACAGTGGGAAGGTACAATGAGTGATATCAATTACGACCCCCGTTTCAGCAGAAACATCATGGTAGATACAAAATACATCCTTTTCATCGTTGAAAAATTTGCCGATTCCAAATGGCTTGTAGATGAAATGAAAGTGATAAAATAA
- a CDS encoding polysaccharide deacetylase family protein: MKDRIINVLTAFETDNIGKSFPLEYCLPLYHSVSDQELPHIRHVIRYKNTRQFEDDLDYISKYFQFVDWQEFKDFTSGNFRSGKKIALLTFDDGFREFYDTVAPILERKGIYACNFINPAFIDNKDMMFRCKASLLIDLLEKKSIVNPEIAHILSLQNNSSAEAIRQRILKVTYQEKHILDLLAEKLEFDFKAYSREFRPYLSTEELKILTDKGFGIASHSWDHPKYGELSLKEQMETTHQTFVYLKENGFLYETFAFPFTDFQVKQDFFEELFKNKEIYCSFGCAGVKLDSVRKNFQRIPMEMGETGETILKKEIAYFRLKKLMNKNTIIRK, translated from the coding sequence ATGAAAGATAGGATCATCAACGTATTGACCGCCTTTGAAACAGATAATATCGGGAAATCTTTTCCGTTGGAGTATTGCCTGCCACTTTATCACTCGGTTTCGGATCAGGAGCTGCCCCATATCAGGCATGTGATCCGGTATAAAAATACCAGGCAGTTTGAAGATGATCTTGATTATATTTCGAAATACTTTCAGTTTGTAGACTGGCAGGAGTTTAAAGACTTTACTTCCGGAAACTTCAGATCAGGAAAAAAAATAGCTTTGCTCACTTTTGATGACGGCTTCAGGGAATTTTATGATACGGTAGCGCCTATATTGGAGCGTAAAGGAATTTATGCCTGCAACTTTATAAATCCCGCTTTTATTGACAATAAAGACATGATGTTCAGGTGTAAAGCCAGCCTGCTTATTGATCTTCTGGAGAAAAAGAGCATCGTAAATCCCGAAATAGCTCATATTCTGTCTCTTCAGAATAATAGTTCGGCAGAAGCTATTCGACAAAGGATTTTAAAGGTTACTTATCAGGAAAAACATATTTTGGATCTTCTTGCTGAAAAACTTGAATTTGATTTTAAAGCTTATTCGAGAGAATTCAGACCTTATTTAAGTACTGAAGAATTAAAAATACTTACGGATAAAGGATTCGGGATCGCATCCCATAGCTGGGATCATCCGAAATACGGGGAGCTTTCTCTGAAAGAACAGATGGAAACTACCCATCAGACTTTTGTGTATTTAAAAGAAAATGGATTCCTGTATGAAACCTTTGCCTTTCCGTTCACTGATTTCCAGGTAAAACAGGATTTCTTCGAAGAACTTTTTAAAAATAAAGAAATCTATTGTAGTTTTGGATGTGCCGGGGTAAAGCTGGACAGTGTAAGGAAAAATTTCCAGAGAATACCAATGGAAATGGGGGAGACTGGTGAAACCATACTGAAAAAAGAAATCGCCTACTTCAGACTGAAAAAACTGATGAATAAAAATACCATTATAAGAAAATGA
- a CDS encoding GNAT family N-acetyltransferase translates to MIQLKTFNRKELEDFVLSGAFQQYDFLPVTKHRALSQIRNPKASDEDTLLILAFSEDKLAGYVGCFPDCFNVNGKKISYAWLSTLYVNPAFRKERPAKKLLKKVFEDYEGRIAITEFTREAEALYNIMGVFDYAFPKEGKRYYFRTDAAKMIPEKKPGTEKLKPLFNLMDAAANSLISIKNITTEKPDFHYEILDRIDPESVDFIAEFPGQRDAEAINTFIDNPWVLEGTKDNRYLFSSFAEVFQYFWVKIYDENNKLDTCLLLQLRDGYLKIPYLFSNSEPDKAVRFLNYFIVTNKVKAFTSYQTGLNNAIEKSKAFPEIYKRDFKREYLFHRQLLQSLPENFDPRYQDGDGDCMMT, encoded by the coding sequence ATGATACAGCTGAAAACATTCAACAGGAAAGAACTGGAAGACTTTGTGCTGTCCGGTGCTTTTCAGCAGTACGATTTTCTTCCGGTTACAAAACACCGTGCCTTATCCCAGATCAGAAATCCAAAGGCATCAGATGAAGATACACTCCTTATTCTTGCCTTCTCTGAAGATAAACTGGCAGGCTATGTAGGATGCTTCCCGGACTGTTTTAATGTAAATGGTAAAAAGATCAGCTACGCATGGCTCAGTACTTTATATGTAAACCCTGCGTTCAGAAAAGAAAGGCCTGCCAAAAAATTGCTGAAGAAAGTTTTTGAAGATTACGAAGGGAGAATTGCCATCACGGAATTTACCAGAGAAGCAGAAGCCCTTTATAATATTATGGGTGTTTTTGATTATGCCTTTCCGAAAGAAGGAAAACGGTATTACTTCAGGACCGATGCTGCAAAAATGATCCCTGAGAAAAAACCGGGCACAGAAAAACTGAAACCTCTTTTCAATTTGATGGATGCAGCAGCCAACTCTTTAATTTCAATTAAAAATATTACAACAGAAAAACCGGATTTTCATTATGAAATTCTTGACCGTATTGATCCGGAAAGTGTTGATTTTATAGCTGAATTCCCTGGTCAGCGTGATGCAGAAGCCATCAACACGTTCATAGACAATCCGTGGGTTCTGGAAGGGACAAAAGACAACAGATATCTTTTCTCGAGTTTTGCTGAGGTCTTTCAGTACTTTTGGGTAAAGATTTACGATGAAAATAACAAGCTTGATACATGCTTATTATTACAGCTTCGTGACGGATATCTTAAAATTCCCTACCTTTTTTCAAATTCTGAACCGGATAAAGCAGTCCGTTTTTTAAATTACTTCATTGTTACAAATAAGGTGAAAGCTTTCACCAGCTATCAGACCGGGCTTAATAATGCTATAGAAAAATCCAAAGCGTTCCCTGAAATCTATAAACGTGATTTTAAAAGAGAATACCTTTTTCACAGGCAGCTGTTACAAAGCCTGCCGGAGAATTTTGATCCCCGGTACCAGGATGGTGACGGAGATTGCATGATGACATAA